The region TATACACAATACATTTAAATGTGTCATACCGCGGCATAAACGTTTCACGCGTtcgaaatttatgaattaatgaATTGATATCAACATTAGTAGATTaagtaattagaatttttaatgaatctACGGAAAAATCATGGATATTCAAGGAACGTGCACCACAGATATAGATAATGTCTGCGAATTGTACGTATCATATTCTTAACCTCAAATTGTGTTTACAAGCAATATTTGACGGTTTTTTGTTGCAtaaataccttataacatataatcgATTTATGTAAACCTAAGTCCAatctattttctaaattatttttgtcaattatttttttaggGAATTCCttcgtatttatataaaaatttcttttaatatacaataaataattgttcttaatctttattaatttaaaaaaattaatacataaaaaatatcttctttttaaaactttatttattgatCTTTAGATGTAATACACGACCTCGTAAATATACTTGTCCACGATGTGAGATAAGATATTGCAGTTCTGATTGCTATAAGTCAGAAGCTCATTCAGAATGTTCAGAAAGTTTCTATAAGCAATGTGTaatagatgaaataaaatctcaAGGAAAAGATACAGAAGGTAGAAAGAAAATGCTAGAAATTCTCAAAAGAGTACACGaggaagatttaaaaaatatggaagCATTGGAAAGTGATGATGAGATTGATAATGATGAATTAGAAGAACAGCTAGATTCGGATGATGAAGAAGATGTGAGTTAAATCCATATTGATATCcttgaaaaatacaatttctccTGTGTTTTCATTTAAACTAATGTCTTTTTTAGATACCAGATTTAGAAAACAgacttaataatataaatttagataatGCAGATGAAGTATGGTCTGCATTAACAGATGATGAAAAGCAAGAATTTGAGGCTCTCGTAAAAAATGGTGATATAGAAAAACTTCTACCTCAATGGATTCCATGGTGGACCTAtcatactaaaaaaaaattagttcAAGATATAGATCAAAAAGACGAGCAATCATTGCAACTCCCTCCTTTAGTAGATGTTCCGATATTTAATGCGTTGCAAGTAATTTTCagaataaatatacgtatatacttcattaaatataatctgagtgcagaaaatttcaaatattttcttaattacagAAAGCTTCCCCAAATGTTGAATTTAATGTGATAAATGTAATCTATGCATATGCATACATAGCGAACTATTATAATGGTGACTATTTAAACTGTCCCGTGGAAGCTACAATTGCTTTTCTTGATCTTAGTAATAATATGAAACTCAATACAGTTTTTGAAAATCCAGAATCAGCAATCGCTTCCACTGTTCACAACATTATTAATGTAagtattataacatttaatatttaaaatattacaagtaatgaaaacattaaaatatttgcttaTTGTTTTCAGTGTAACTGGTTACCTCAAGATGAACAAACTTTATTAACTTTCAAGGAAGCtgggaataaaataatacaggGACCCGACGAGAAGAATGAATATCTTTATATTGCTGTTGCACTCTCAGAAATACATAGATTACTAACAATGACAATAGAAGagatatcgaaaaataaaaataaaattggagataaaaaattcatcaaaaaGTTTGTCCAACGATATAATGTAGATAGTATAGATTTATCGAAGAAACAACTTCTTTTACATCGCAAAAAGTTGGAATACTACATATCATGGACTAAAAATCGCCATATAAATActtgtacataaaaatatggaaCAGATATAAATTTAAGGACTTATAATCAGTTATAAAATGTTcttaaataaacatatatatattttttttcctatatttttgcCATTGCTACAATATTGGTTTTCATAATTTGAAAGtgttaaatgtttaataaatccACTCACCCAATCCTCTTCTATCTCCTTTTCGTGAATATCTCCTAAATACTTCCCGACGTACTTCAATTTTTTACACTTAACATGACAACATAAGATTTGCAAACacaaaacttaaaaatttatttattcattcacCGGCATGTTACTAATGCTAAAGACAAAAAATTCAAACTGTAATGTAGAGAAGCAGAATCGATATATCGACTTTTAGATTACTATCGATTTATGAGCAAATGATATACTATGTATAAAGTTgcgaatttgtttaatatttggGGCGCGAATTTTAAATGTAACGAATTTTTGAAGTTTTAGCTTAtgtcattataatttattcttaatgtcactattatatgctatttacttataatatataccactcatcttttatttaacaaaataatatgtgatattatgtaattatttatgataaaaagatgatattaaagtaacaaattttgctttaaaactaattaaaaattgtttcatttattataaagattaaataaaattatgtaagatGAAATAAACTCAAGATCAAAAGTTTAAGAGATCCAAATAATAcgacatttattattaataacgaagatttatttttttccatgaaaatccgcaataaattattaataaatgacataaatatgtaatgtaaatatatataatatatgtggTTACATAAAACATCACATACATATTCACTTTTTACTCAAGGGATCtgatttctttcttaatttctgTATTGACAAAATTGAATTCCGtaactaattatttaaattgctTTAAATTTCTAGAATTGCTTctactaaattatattttctatcgattatataaaagaaataaattattgattgTTAAAATTGGACATTCATTTGCTAATCTTGAGAAACAGGAACAATTTTAAACTTgtgcaaatttaaatatcgaatcCAAGATCGATAGGTCGAATGTAGCGAAAGGCGGTCTGTCAGTGAGACAAGCAGACAAGCAGACGATATTTACAGGAATCATACGACAAATAGACAGTGGGCAAGCAAAATGGTGGCAGacgagaaattatttttctcgaaagCCGTCCAACATTTGGCTAGATGTTTAGCAGCGATTAAACCTACACCATGGGAAAAGGTTCgttaattattgtatattatacattaacgtgatatttatgtatcgaTAAAAAACTTGacatttaattagaattaggTTAATTTTAAGGACGTGTCAGCTGATATCCTGATATGTCATCTAATGATATAATTTGAAGGACAATCTACTAGTCAACTCATGCATTAATGATACGTTTGCAGTTGATCATTAACGTCATTATGCtattaaataaacgatttctGACATATGTTCCAGATATAATTCACTGTTTAAGGAATTGTTTCTGTAGACACAACTTTgcacataaaatattacacaatatgtatattttaatttattaatagatcttcctcttttattttgattaatttactaaattttattttagttattaatttGTGAATCAATGTATGACATAGAATATATAACTAAGAAAATATGACATTAACAATTGTACTAACTAATTAGATATAAAACATATCCATTAACtatgtattattttgtattaaatttttatgtaactaATCTTTATATAtctacatttaattttaaataaagtaatgctttttattataatttatgttacaCGAGTATTTATTATACCTTTCTTAgattaattattgattttactttaaattaaattgtttcaaattgtaatgataattaataaacatcatCAGATGtaattagtattaaataaaagattcaatTTGCAATGCTTGTGTCTATGAAATTCTGTTTCAAATGATACATTCAATAGTTATactaatattgtaaaaaattaaataaaatttgtttaacatAGGTTACACAGTTGTTCAAGTTATGCCCACAAGAATCTGCTCAGGGTATATACCGATTGGATCAAAGAGGACAAGATACAACTATTGCATTGGGAATATATTTTCTGGAATCTGGTTTACAACATCGGGATAAGATATTACCATATCTTTTGCGATTATTACGTGGTCTTCCAAAAGCTGTATGGTTGGATGAGATCAAATGTTTACCTAGTGAACGTATTCCTGTTGCTGAACGTTTTAGTTTCTGCTTAAACACATTGCTCAGTGATGTTGCATCTAGATGTGAATCTGTAcgcgaagaaattatttctactCAAGTAGAAATATTAGCAGTTTTAACAAATCTTATTAGGGGATACAAAGATCAAAATGGGAATAGAGGAATGCAAGCAAAATGTAGGTATTTCTctcttattattaattatattttatttaatttcatataattacgattctacttttttccctttttcagTATCATTATGCAAATGCTTAGTTCCGGTATTAATTGGTTTAGCTCGATCTATGGGTCGCTTTGCTTATACTGATCCACCTCTTTTATGCCGAATTTTTCCGAGACCGGAACCACCTCTCTCAGCACCAAAAGTAGAAATGCGTTTAACATTGGATAAAAAGCAGCATAGCTTTTCGAACTTTCGACCGATTATTCCTCGATCATTAAGCGGTAACTTCAATCCTCATCCGGCTATAGATACTGCACCAAGTCTACTAATCGGGGATCACGAATATTCTTGCGCCAAACGACCATCGTTACAATCTTACTCATCGGTGCCCTATGATCCTGccacatatttttttagtagGTATGGATCAAGTTTCAATCAGTTTCCTCAAATGAGATGCAATGAAAGTCCTGAAAGGAGAGCTGCCATGCAATTTAATGTGGTACATCTACAAAGTGTACTGGCTTTGGCAAAGAAATTGCTtactaaagaaattttaatgttcCTTGATGAGGAAACTCAGCAAGTTAGTtgcattattttataataaagtttCACCATACTATCAATTCCAtttaatcattaattttttatctagGTTTACAACTCTGGACAGGTGCAAATATTTCCTTATCGTACATTTAACGAGACAATGAATCTAGTAATGGTTGCTCTTTTACGGGAATTGTTACAAAATCAACGTGATTTGCCTATTCCTTTTACAAGAGACGTACAAGAGTTCGTAAAAGGTCTCTTTCTATCCGGTCAAACAGAATTGCAATCACGTCAACATGATGCAAGCGAACGCGAAGATATGGACACTAATTTTAGAACTGTAAATAGATTTAAAGTAAACGTTATGGCTAATTCTGCGTGTGTCGATCTTCTTGTTTGGGCAATTGGTGATGAAACTGGTAAGTGACACTATAAATCTACGCTTAAATATAGTTTGAAAAATCACATGTATATAgtaatgtttattatttattagtaatgtttttgttttaataaaatgatttaaattcaattcttGTGTGTTGGTAGGATTATCTATAGatcattacgttatttttCCAGTGAGAGACCAGTATGATTTGTCCGCGCTATTCGCAGATATCAGTTCGATGCTGATTGGCGAGGGTATCCGAATTTAGCTTATATTGCATTTCGATTGATTATCCCATCTTTGATAACATTCAATACTTTTAACTAACGAGTTAAATACTTTCTACTCTGACAGTGCGTTAACGCGGTTCTCCCGTTACCTTCATTGGTCTAATTATTATACCACTAAACGTAATTCTCTTAGCTGATTCTAACTGTTTGTTCGACTGTTAATGCGAAAATgagcaataaatattcataggCAAGATTATTATCATGGCAAATACACGTACTTCAATGCACTGCTGTTTTAAATCATTGttattgagaaattaattttcatacagaACTCTTCATTTTCTGGAAGAATTTCTTAGAATTAACATTTGCCCAACTTATGAATAATGCCGTGCATATCTCGGTAAACATTtatggaattaaatattatttacaggTGCGGATAGTTTATGTGGGCGTTTAGTTGAAAAGATTAATTCTAATCATGGACCAAAACTGGTGCTGGCGCATATGCCTTTATTAATGGTATGCCTTGAAGGATTAGGAAAACTAGCGCAAAAGTTTCCTAATATAGCGAGTACATCTATATATTATCTTCGGGACTTTCTTGTTGTTCCATCTCCTATACTACTTAAATTACACCGTCAACAAAGTGAAAGAGGTAgcatacaattataaataaatattacatatgaaATTAATGAGGAAATTATTCCTTTTAAGGGAAAGATATGCAAGATTCGAAACAAACTACTTCGTCAATACAAACAGCCTTTGAAAAACTACGCGACGCAGCTATTGGCAATCTTTGCATTGCTCTAGAAGCTGCTCATTCTGTAAATCCAGATTGTGTACCAGCATTAGTTGCCAGCGTCTCGAATAGATTATTTGCTGCTGACATATGTGACGGGTACTGTATATATTGTTCactttgtatatataaatcagTTTCCTGAATTTACACCTTAGTTCTTACGATGtctcaattatttatttcaatacttTTAGTGAATCCGATGACAGGTCAAATAGcgaattaatttcgaaaaacaTAGTAATCATGTTGGGGCATGTTGCCGTTGCGTTGAAAGACACCCCAAAGACTATGCGTACAATATTCCCATTTTTTCAGCAATTATTTTGTCGTACTCCGAGTGATCTTGATTTTCTGATCGTGGATCAGTTAGGATGTATGATCATTGCGAAATGCGAATCAAAGGTTCAGTTTAAGATcaattagtaattattaaGTAAATTGTTAGCATCTTCACGTACAAATTAcggtataatataaatcgcataagaatatattttgttttcagATTTACGAAGGCATAATGCAAATGTTTTCTATGTCACTGGGCTCAAGTACCGCAACTTATGCTTCGAACGATGATCGTAAACAATATTGTCACGTAGCTAAGGCAGTCACAAATGCTCTTGCAAATATAGCAGCAAATCTTCAAGGTGAATCAGAATTGGACGATTTGCTACTTCACTTGCTCGAACTTTTTGTTCAACTTGGACTAGAGGGTAAACGAGCCAGTGATAAGGCGTCAAATAACGTTTCAGTAACGGTAATTAAAACTGatgatttgaataataatattatgaaagtGAAACTTcacaaaatttgattttaattgttatatcttatattagAAAGCAGCAACTAGTGCAGGAAATTTAGGTGTGCTTATTCCTGTAATCGCTATATTAGTAAGGCGACTTCCGCCGATCAGACATCCATACAAGAGACTCCTAAAACTTTTTAAAGACTTTTGGCTTTATTGTGTCGTAATGGGTTTCGCTGGTGATCAAGCATCGAGATTATGGCCTGGAGAATGGTACGAAGGTGTCAAGGAAATTGCTGTAAAATCACCTTACCTTATTTCGCAAACTAGTGCACGTCTTGAGATGAGAGAATTGCAGTATACTTCAGCTGTACGCAATGATAGCGTTTCTTTAAACGAATTGCAAGAATTGAGGAGTCAAGTATTAAAACTAAGTACCCGGTAcatatcttttttactttcttacaaatatattttttaaagacagaGGTATAAACATTGTCTTTTTTCACAGAACTAATGATATATCCCAATATGTAACAAAATTGCAATTTGCACagtgtacatatttattatcagtCTACTGGTTAGAGACTTTGAGGGTCGCGAACAGTCCTGAACCTAGTTTACAACcaataatggaatatttatgCGATACAGATTTGCAAAAAGATAAGAGCGGCATGTGGCAGTGTATATGTTGTGTTGCTGATTCCGTCTttgtaaaattcaaagatGTTATGCAGCGTAAACCGAAAGACGAAAGGCGTGAGAAAGAACTCGAAAATCATGCTCAATTTCTTCTCGTGTATTTTAATCATGTACATAAACAGATTAGACGGATAGCGGACAAGTATCTTAGTGCACTGGTGGATGCGTTCCCGCATCTTCTATGGAATTGCAAAGTGCTTTGGAGTATGTTGGATATATTACAGgtacaaattttttttgtcctacgttctttctcttttatagtATCTTTTTAAGTATCGCCatacttaattaaattattatttatgtagaTTTTATCATTCTCGTTACAAATTGATCCAAACGAAGAGACACCAATTTTACGAATACCTGGTACACCATACAGTATAGAACTTACGGATACGCTCGAGGCAAGAGAGGTGTGTATATTGGAATTATGCGAATCAATATGCAACTCAAATGTTAAATCTAAACTATGTTACACAGATTATTGTGAAAGATTTCACTGCGAGATGTAAAGGTATAGTACAAGAAGCCATGAAGTGGGCGCCTCAAGCCACTAGATCGCATTTACAGGAATATGTAAATCAAATTCCGTCTTCTAGATTAAAACACCATTCTGGTTTATGTTTGTCTACGGATTCAGTTCTTGAATTTGTGGATCTTGCTATTCCAACATCGGCCTTAccaaacgtaaaataatattcctaatatctaatattttaaaatactttactataaaaataataaaatgtgcTTTTTATAGACTAATTCGTTAGATAAACGACCACGTGGTCCAAAAGGAGCCAGCTCGTGGCTTCTATCGATGATGTCTACACGTTCACGATATGCTGGAGAAATAGCAGGAATGCTATCGTTGGCGCAAACCGAATCATCTACTTCCGAAATATCTTttgaagaaattagaaacaaagTTATTGACTTATTAATTGATGCTGTGTGGATGGCTTGCCGTGCTCGAAATGACGTTAATCATCGTAGCGCTCTTTGGCGTGCTACTGCATTATTAATTTCCATGCCTGGTATGACTTATCAACAAtaatttcgtgaaaattatttgattttgtttcataatctataattaattataatattttaatttatttaggGACACATAGACGTTTGCTGCATACAGTAGCTTCTTCGCAAATTGAATTGTTCACTCCTGCAGCTATGACAACAGCAGTTGAATGTTGGCAGTGGATACTTACTGTACGGCCAGATTTGAAACTGCGTTTTTTACAAGAAATGTTTGTCGCGTGGCAGTACACTGTTGACAAAAGAATGGGTTTGTTCGCACCGGACGAAGAAGAAGTCAGTCCGTTAGCAGTATATGAGGGTTGCAAGTTAGGTTCAAATCCTCCCCAAGTGAAACCTCATGATATTTGGGTTACATTTATCGTAGAATTGATTGAAACTGCTAAATATTGCTGTCAAGAAACGGTTGATATGATTGTCACATTATTACATCGGTCATTACCTATGACTGTTGGTGCTTCTGGCGAAGAGCCTGGAATGAGTCGCCATGTTGCTGCAGTTGGAGTGCGCTTTAAATTGCTTTCTTGTggacttcttcttcttcaagGAGATATTTTACCGAGGTATTATTTTGTGTgagaaattcaatatatattaatgaataaccgagcaaataataaattttatttataggaCATTAAGTAAGAACGTACTACGAGAACGCGTATATTGTAATTGTTTGGATTATTTCTGTCGAGATCGTCAAGTACCAACGCAAGAACTAGAACAATTACACGAGGATTTAGTTACGCTTATACGTTTCTGGCAAGTCAGTAAAATACTCTCAATTAAACAAAGTGCtaattttctcttaattttctgtttcataaTGTTCATTTTATCACATCGTAGGTAATGCACAGcgacaaaaaatatttggtaATGACTGGCACCGACAGTGAATTTGAAATGTTAACATCCCAATCGTATTCAACTGGTGCTTTTGGACCTAGTGAAACAATTAGTTCTTTGAGTACGTCCTTTGGTACAACGAATGCTGAATTTTCGAAAACACCGACAAGCGTATGGATTAATACAGTTCCAATGTCTACTAGTAGCAATACTTTGGGTAAACGTAGTAATCGTAGTAAGCGTGTTATGAACGCTAACGTCTTTGtaaaagattatataaaaaaaagaaatttgatcCTCGAACTGTTGGCAGTCGAAATAGAAATGTTATTAGTAAGTTCAGTTTTACATTTAGTACAATATCTTCTTCATTGTTTTAAACACTATTTAACATTTTGAATTATAGGTTTGGAGAAATCCTAGTGGAAGACAAGAGCTTACACTTCCAGGTGAATCAAGTATTGCAGAATGGCGCGCTAAGGGAATGAATGATCGGTGGCGAGAATATACGCGGCTTGCATGGGAAATTAGTCCTATCCTTGCCATATTTTTACCAGTTCGATTAAagaattctgaaattattatcaaagaaGTATGTGGACTTGTTCGCCTTAAACCTGTGCCAGTTATGCACGTCCCAGAAGCTTTACAATATCTCGTTACGACTGATACATTACTTAACGACGTACCTGAAGTAAGATATTTCttgaacaatattaattttgaaagatttatataattacaaattatgatttattaattcaatatattttagttGGTGTATATGTTAACATGGGAGAGAGTATCACCTATTCAAGCACTAGCATACTTCTCTCGTCAATTTCCTCATCATCCAATTTCTGCACAATATGCAGTAGAGGTACTAAGTAGTTATCCAGCAGATGCTGTACTTTTTTATATACCACAACTTGTACAAGCTGTACGCCATGATACTATGGGTTATGTGAtagaatttataaagaaaatcgCTAAACGTTCACAGGTAAGTGTTAAGAATACTAGTCAATTGTTTCATTGTCTACAAATCAAGATCTTTATGGTCATTCTTAATTTAATACAGGTTGTAGCACATCAACTAATTTGGAACATGTACACAAATATGTATGTGGACGaagataaacaaataaaagatcCAGTTTTGTATGATATACTAGATTCGCttgtaaaaagtattttaggATCGTTATCTGGCCCAGCaaaacaattttatgaaagagAATTCGACTTCTTCGAGAAGATTACGAATATTTCAGGTGATATAAGACCATATCCTAAAGGTCCTGAACGTAAATCAGCGTGTCTAAAAGCTTTGTCACAAATTAAGGCACAGCCAAGTTGCTACTTGCCATCTAATCCTGAAGCAATGGTAATTGATATTGATTATCAAAGTGGAACTCCTATGCAGAGGTGAGTACTACGATTTACGTTACATGTTTGGAATACCTTACATTGTATTGtcattaatatttgatttattgttattatttatagtgCCGCAAAAGCACCATTTTTAGCGCGCTTCAAAGTTCGAAAATATGGAATTAACGAATTAGAGAATATTGCATTAGCAGTATCGGCTAATGGTAAAGTTGATATTAAAAGAGAACCAGAAAAAGAGACATGGCAAGCTGCTATTTTTAAAGTCGGAGATGATGTTAGACAAGATATGTTAGCTTTACAAGTGATCAGTATTTtcaagaatatatttcaaaaagttggattaaatttattcttgtTCCCATATAGAGTAGTAGCTACGGCACCTGGGGTAAGGCACCTTACAATCATAAGAAACagttttgataaatattataaagtattaatatatatttcagtgCGGTGTGATAGAATGTGTACCTAATGCAACTTCACGCGATCAACTTGGTCGCACCACTGATATTGACATGCATCAATATTTTATCACACGTTATGGAGATGAAACGACAAAAGAATTTCAGAACGTACGTCGTAATTTTGTGAAATCAATGGCTGCCTACAGTGTAATCACATatcttttacaaataaaagatCGCCACAATGGCAACATTATGTTGGACACCGAAGGTCATATCATACATATCGATTTTGGATTTATGTTTGAAAGTTCGCCTGGTGGTAATTTAGGCTTTGAGCCTGATATTAAACTAACAGATGAAATGGTGCTCGTAATGGGTGGTAAAATGGAGGCCGCCCCTTTTCGTTGGTTCATGGAATTATGTGTACAGGCTTTTCTCGCCGTTAggtaaattacaaacaaatatttttaaaatttggaGTTATAAATAGTTCATTTAACcaaatttatttccttttcaaataatgaattatttgcgatattttctttttctctagaaatttcgatcaaattataatattattttactacattGTTTTAGACCTTACCAGGAAGCTATTATTTCTCTGGTTTCTCTAATGCTTGATACCGGATTGCCATGCTTCCGTGGACAAACGATAAAACTTTTACGCGGCAGATTTGTGCCGACAGCAACTGATCGCGAAGCGGCGGCCTATATGCTCAATGTAATACGTAACAGCTACCTCAATTTCCGTACGAAAACTTACGACATGATACAGTATTATCAAAATCAAATTCCCTATTAGATTACTATTTCTAAGTAACTTCCGTTAAcgattgttaatttataatgGAGAAATTCATTATTTCTGCAAAGATTGTTGAATGAATACACCATGTACTATATTGTTAGATGCAACAGCATTGAATCTGTTGTCTGTACAAACCCCTCAGTGTCAATGTTATTCTTAGATTCGCATAAATTTTATGGAAGCATTGAGCTCTGTATGTATGTAAcaataatgtattataaagTGGAAAGAAATTATCTGATATGCCTGTTATCAAGCAGGAGATATGAGAAACATTCctctgtttattatttatatactgttatcaGTTAAACATTAAATGGGAGTGTAATTAAACAatctgtaatttaattataggTATCTTATATTAACTAAAGATTATATGTAAGACTTCTATTTAAGTtaactgtatttattatacattacaaTCAAAGTAtaactaatatttattttattgcatttatttttcacttatcagctttttatttaatggatttaattttacttGAGTCATATCGATTTTCCtgaaaaaattacattcaatGCATGTTAAGTTTCATTAGCACTATAAGAAATTCTATACTGAAATAGTCATAGAAACTATTGCACATTCTACACTTGTTTagtgtgtatatataaaatattaaaaatataatcacCCTGCTTCTATCTGGCCTTCTGTATATATCTCAGATGGCGGTTGTACAGAACGTCTGACATCACGagtgtaataatatatttttgaaattttatgataagGCCCACCAGGTACATGCGGAGGTGGTTGTGTACGTGCAGCAACAGTATCTGGGAATCTTAAAGCCTCTAAACGCTCTCTCTGTAATGTACATTTTACTCTACatcaatttatctttttaccaTATTACCATACAATGGTTCATAGAGGTATTTGAACACTTTATATAGAatacttttatgtatatatgtattatatatattacataaaacatattgataaaatttgaaacaaatctgaaaatacatataaaagtgactaaatatttaatgcaaaatatatacaataaaaattagtatatagcACAAATAG is a window of Bombus pascuorum chromosome 14, iyBomPasc1.1, whole genome shotgun sequence DNA encoding:
- the LOC132914370 gene encoding NADH dehydrogenase [ubiquinone] 1 alpha subcomplex subunit 7-like; this encodes MSRELRKTIPLIDWFRTIGRGRERLEALRFPDTVAARTQPPPHVPGGPYHKISKIYYYTRDVRRSVQPPSEIYTEGQIEAGKIDMTQVKLNPLNKKLISEK